The following are from one region of the Stigmatella ashevillena genome:
- a CDS encoding ADYC domain-containing protein, which translates to MDTTTDNRYGAPSRKMTAALLLLMAGTLAAACGEISVPEALATQEAALEPPTHCTPPDCPGGPTNGKGIYISQEAAYCIPDPWGKVLFCPETFTNIPREGVALRGRTFRENEFFPEPADHAQYRVGVRWRKMRVELLRIDARSEGLIVSIRDGATEQVLDGLDVEALVFEFPKEAPRFRMRFRGNGADRGIALYAAEYNVDDKDTWTPSCADGVGTAAFLPQRSVDGVSARVMVNAEQVTLGCRTGAIATCMVWGYRPWEANPHEQPLADSLYGSCLQAKRAAYFVQSGDFHSYTVKGTPIALQDKAGIMSELMPGVEAVWSPDGAICLSPAFRRVPGPGSSGLPALPAVNPLPECSEQLHAAAPRGGLPALLAEPAFLATGRPL; encoded by the coding sequence ATGGACACAACGACTGACAATCGCTATGGCGCGCCGAGCCGGAAGATGACGGCGGCCCTGCTCCTCTTGATGGCGGGCACGCTGGCTGCGGCTTGCGGCGAGATCTCCGTGCCTGAAGCCCTGGCCACCCAGGAGGCCGCCCTGGAGCCCCCGACCCACTGCACCCCGCCCGATTGTCCCGGCGGCCCCACCAACGGCAAGGGGATCTACATCTCCCAGGAGGCCGCCTACTGCATCCCCGACCCTTGGGGAAAGGTCCTCTTCTGCCCGGAGACCTTCACCAACATCCCCAGGGAGGGTGTCGCGCTGAGAGGGCGGACCTTTAGGGAGAATGAGTTCTTCCCAGAGCCAGCGGACCATGCCCAGTACAGGGTAGGGGTTCGGTGGAGGAAGATGCGGGTGGAGTTGCTCCGCATCGACGCCCGCTCCGAAGGGCTCATCGTCTCGATCCGGGACGGTGCCACCGAGCAGGTGCTGGACGGGCTCGATGTGGAGGCACTGGTCTTCGAGTTCCCCAAGGAAGCGCCTCGGTTCCGGATGAGGTTCCGCGGCAACGGCGCGGACCGAGGCATCGCTCTGTACGCGGCCGAGTACAACGTGGACGACAAGGACACCTGGACGCCCTCGTGCGCGGACGGTGTCGGGACCGCGGCCTTCCTCCCCCAGAGGAGCGTCGATGGGGTGAGTGCCCGTGTCATGGTGAACGCCGAGCAGGTCACCCTGGGCTGCCGCACCGGGGCCATCGCCACCTGCATGGTCTGGGGCTACAGGCCCTGGGAGGCCAACCCGCATGAGCAGCCACTGGCCGACTCTCTCTACGGGTCCTGCCTGCAGGCGAAGCGCGCCGCCTACTTCGTCCAGTCCGGTGACTTCCACAGCTATACGGTGAAGGGCACACCGATCGCCTTGCAGGACAAGGCTGGGATCATGAGCGAGCTCATGCCAGGGGTGGAGGCCGTCTGGAGCCCCGACGGCGCCATCTGCCTCAGCCCCGCGTTCCGGCGTGTCCCAGGCCCCGGTTCTTCTGGGCTTCCTGCCTTGCCCGCCGTCAACCCCTTGCCGGAGTGCAGCGAACAGCTCCACGCCGCCGCCCCCCGGGGAGGGTTGCCGGCGCTGCTCGCGGAGCCCGCCTTCCTTGCCACCGGGCGCCCGCTCTAG
- a CDS encoding sigma 54-interacting transcriptional regulator, translated as MGEDRSTLRPSGVAGGGSGIEGAPVPGLLRLYSGEVAMAQALPLDAGALELGRGTVPGEPQDPRMSRRHARVQHDGRRFLVTDLGSQNGTVVDGEPVPTGGPREAQRVIRMGDSLFVPCADVHPLQQSGVALVDGFVRGPALQGLLAEVARAARHGFSLHIHGESGTGKEGVARAFHQQGPRSAGPFVAVNCAAIPQGIAERLLFGSRRGAYSGAEEAEGYLQAAHGGTLFLDEVVELELPVQAKLLRALETREVIPLGGAKAKQVDILICSASNKDLRALVAGGKLREDLYFRIGRPQVALPPLRQRPEELPLLLQQAVRQLAPGLGLHPTLVEACLLRPWPGNIRELLVEARSAAQTALMQGAQRVEARHLSPSAGMAFGPASPPVAMPEPRPVPSEEPSRVRPSDGDERARLEEALRQHGGNVAATARALGMHRTQLRRLLERHAISAPRKAEHDED; from the coding sequence ATGGGAGAGGACAGGTCCACCCTGCGGCCCAGTGGGGTCGCCGGGGGCGGCAGCGGCATCGAGGGAGCACCGGTTCCAGGGCTGCTGCGGCTGTACTCCGGAGAGGTGGCCATGGCGCAGGCGTTGCCTCTGGACGCCGGAGCGCTGGAATTGGGGCGCGGGACGGTGCCGGGCGAGCCGCAGGATCCGCGGATGTCGCGCCGCCATGCCCGTGTCCAGCATGATGGGCGGCGCTTCCTCGTCACGGATCTGGGCAGCCAGAACGGCACCGTCGTGGATGGAGAGCCGGTGCCCACGGGGGGGCCTCGCGAGGCGCAGCGCGTCATCCGCATGGGGGACTCGCTGTTCGTGCCCTGCGCAGACGTCCATCCCCTGCAGCAGTCCGGTGTGGCGCTCGTGGATGGCTTCGTGCGAGGGCCCGCGCTCCAAGGGTTGCTCGCGGAGGTGGCGCGCGCGGCCCGGCACGGGTTCTCCCTGCACATCCATGGAGAGAGCGGCACCGGCAAGGAAGGCGTGGCGCGGGCGTTCCACCAGCAGGGCCCTCGGAGCGCGGGACCCTTTGTCGCGGTGAACTGCGCGGCCATTCCCCAGGGCATCGCCGAGAGGTTGCTGTTCGGCTCGCGGCGCGGCGCGTACTCCGGGGCCGAGGAGGCGGAGGGCTACCTCCAGGCCGCTCATGGCGGCACGTTGTTCCTCGACGAGGTGGTGGAGCTCGAACTGCCGGTCCAGGCCAAGCTGCTGCGAGCGTTGGAGACGCGGGAGGTGATCCCCCTGGGCGGAGCGAAGGCGAAGCAGGTGGACATCCTGATCTGCTCGGCGAGCAATAAGGATCTGCGCGCGCTGGTGGCCGGGGGGAAACTGCGGGAGGACCTGTACTTCCGTATCGGTCGTCCGCAGGTGGCGCTGCCACCGCTGCGCCAGCGTCCCGAGGAGCTCCCGCTGCTGCTCCAGCAAGCCGTGCGGCAGCTCGCGCCAGGACTGGGGCTGCACCCGACGCTGGTCGAGGCGTGTCTGCTCAGGCCCTGGCCCGGCAACATCCGAGAGCTCCTGGTCGAGGCACGCAGCGCGGCCCAGACGGCCCTCATGCAGGGCGCGCAGCGTGTCGAGGCACGCCACTTGAGCCCGAGCGCGGGCATGGCCTTCGGGCCCGCCTCGCCTCCCGTGGCGATGCCCGAGCCGCGGCCGGTGCCGTCCGAGGAGCCGTCCCGGGTCAGGCCCTCAGACGGCGACGAGCGTGCTCGGCTCGAGGAGGCATTGCGACAACACGGGGGCAACGTGGCCGCGACGGCCCGCGCCCTGGGGATGCACCGCACCCAATTGCGACGCCTGCTGGAGCGCCATGCGATCTCCGCTCCCCGGAAGGCCGAGCACGACGAGGACTGA
- a CDS encoding serine/threonine-protein kinase — translation MSADDAPGPEEPVLPGTVSAERPASPQAETPTMPGEAARAPSAPTATSVTAAGTPNAGWERYEFLGLLGSGGMGEVHKARDRRLGRIVALKFIRGSDPNLVMRFLQEARAQARIDHPNVCKVYEVGEVHGKAYIAMQFVEGQRLDRAAASMSQPKKLRVMQEVATAIHEAHRQGVIHRDLKPTNILVERGESGRFFPVVMDFGLAYDTGQGHGLTVTGAVMGTPSYMAPEQARGELSSIDRRSDVYSLGATLYELLAGVAPFTDATVVGTLAKVLHEEPPSLHSHVPAIERDLEIIVLKCLSKEPSQRYPSARALAEDLARFLDGEPIIGRRPSLPYRLRRLARKHRALVGVSALSLTAILALATFGVRTWLQVRWTQQQSEERARLAEQLGQEVKEIEWFLRLAYALPLHDTGREQQLVRERMKRIAERRTGLGASGEGLVSYALGRGSLALREFDKAHEQLLRARQLGIDSPELHYALGRVLGERYYQAMEEAQRSGNKEWVAARQRALEQQYLEPALQSLERSQGVELESPRYLEGLIAFYRRQYDVAARAAGQAVSETPWLHEAWKLAGDVARAQAMEQFDRSYDVASSGLQEAARLYGQAIQQGGSDALSFEALAEVWMGQSDLDEKQGKPQAQALERALAASEKSIQASLRRSGGYTQKAYVLMRRYRMTFSPGQSQDKRAILEEWIATGRRAVELNPQDVSAHDALGIGYLKRGEYQARNGEDPSASWSEGATLLSRALEFQPNHPWALNDLGLLHQTRGKYQAGHGQDPRAAYREAIRCFEQAAQADPKYLYPLANQTSAYGELADYAFSRGLSPEEDVRKALEAAERGLSLDPQYYWTMNEAAAAEQIHASYLIAVGQDPRPALERARQYLDRSSLINPSYAWTHVAQARNFSLEAVQALQEGRDPGAVLAQGRQAVERAIGYAAGCAGCRIERARVELAVAEWEQRRGRSSAASLHQALIEARRAVELYPYVGAHQELANAYWRLAETEAADRALADVDKGLKQVELALRLDPERAHAHAIRGGLLRVRGRRARHTKERRESFVQARAAFARALELNPLLRREYEPVLRDVDARLAQEIR, via the coding sequence ATGTCTGCTGATGATGCGCCCGGTCCTGAAGAGCCGGTCCTTCCAGGGACCGTCTCCGCCGAGAGGCCCGCCTCTCCGCAGGCAGAGACCCCCACGATGCCCGGCGAGGCCGCGAGGGCCCCGTCGGCGCCGACCGCCACATCCGTCACGGCGGCGGGGACTCCGAACGCAGGCTGGGAGCGCTACGAGTTCCTGGGGCTGCTGGGCAGCGGTGGCATGGGCGAGGTCCACAAGGCTCGAGATCGGCGCCTGGGCCGCATCGTCGCGCTCAAGTTCATCCGCGGCTCCGATCCGAATCTGGTCATGCGCTTCCTGCAGGAGGCGCGCGCGCAGGCCCGCATCGATCATCCAAACGTCTGCAAGGTGTACGAGGTTGGCGAAGTGCACGGAAAGGCCTACATCGCCATGCAGTTCGTGGAAGGCCAGCGACTGGACCGGGCGGCCGCCAGCATGTCCCAGCCCAAGAAGCTGCGGGTCATGCAGGAGGTGGCCACCGCCATCCACGAGGCACACCGGCAGGGCGTCATCCACCGGGACCTGAAGCCCACCAACATCCTGGTCGAGCGTGGCGAGAGCGGGCGCTTCTTTCCCGTCGTCATGGACTTCGGCTTGGCGTACGACACCGGCCAGGGGCACGGCCTCACCGTGACGGGCGCGGTGATGGGCACGCCCTCGTACATGGCGCCGGAGCAGGCTCGCGGCGAGCTGAGCAGCATCGACCGCCGCTCGGACGTGTACAGCCTGGGCGCCACGCTCTACGAGTTGCTGGCCGGCGTGGCGCCCTTCACCGACGCCACCGTGGTGGGCACGCTGGCCAAGGTGCTGCACGAGGAGCCTCCGTCCCTGCACTCGCACGTGCCGGCGATTGAGCGTGACCTGGAGATCATCGTCCTCAAGTGCCTGAGCAAGGAGCCCTCGCAGCGCTACCCCTCCGCTCGCGCGCTGGCGGAGGATCTCGCGCGTTTCCTGGATGGCGAGCCCATCATCGGACGCCGCCCGAGCCTTCCGTACAGGCTGCGAAGGCTGGCGCGAAAGCACCGCGCCCTGGTGGGCGTCTCCGCGCTGTCCCTAACGGCCATCCTGGCACTGGCCACCTTCGGCGTGCGGACGTGGCTGCAGGTCCGGTGGACGCAGCAGCAGTCCGAGGAGCGTGCGCGGCTGGCCGAGCAGCTCGGCCAAGAGGTCAAGGAGATCGAATGGTTCCTGCGCTTGGCCTACGCACTGCCACTGCATGACACGGGTCGTGAGCAGCAGCTCGTGCGTGAGCGCATGAAGCGCATCGCGGAACGACGAACGGGCCTGGGCGCCTCGGGCGAGGGGCTCGTCTCCTATGCCCTGGGCCGGGGCTCCCTGGCGCTGCGCGAATTCGACAAGGCCCACGAGCAGCTGCTCCGCGCCCGGCAGCTGGGGATCGACTCGCCGGAGCTGCACTACGCGCTGGGCCGGGTGCTCGGTGAGCGGTACTACCAAGCGATGGAGGAAGCCCAGCGCAGCGGCAACAAGGAATGGGTGGCCGCGCGACAGCGGGCACTCGAGCAGCAGTACCTCGAGCCCGCGCTCCAGTCGCTCGAGCGCAGCCAAGGCGTCGAGCTGGAGTCGCCCCGTTACCTGGAAGGGCTCATCGCCTTCTACCGCCGACAGTATGACGTGGCGGCGCGGGCCGCGGGGCAGGCCGTCTCGGAGACGCCCTGGCTGCACGAGGCCTGGAAACTCGCGGGGGACGTGGCGCGGGCCCAGGCCATGGAACAATTCGATCGCAGCTACGACGTGGCGAGCTCCGGGCTCCAGGAGGCTGCGAGGCTGTACGGGCAGGCCATCCAGCAGGGGGGCAGTGACGCGCTGAGCTTCGAGGCGCTGGCGGAGGTGTGGATGGGCCAGTCAGATCTCGACGAGAAGCAGGGCAAGCCGCAGGCGCAGGCCCTGGAGCGGGCCCTGGCCGCGAGCGAGAAGAGCATCCAGGCCTCGCTGCGGCGCTCGGGGGGTTACACCCAGAAGGCCTATGTGCTGATGCGCCGGTACCGGATGACCTTCTCCCCGGGCCAGAGCCAGGACAAGCGAGCCATTCTCGAGGAGTGGATCGCCACGGGCCGACGGGCAGTGGAACTCAATCCCCAGGACGTGTCCGCCCATGACGCGCTGGGAATCGGGTACCTCAAGCGCGGGGAGTATCAGGCGAGGAATGGCGAGGATCCCAGCGCCTCATGGAGCGAGGGCGCCACCCTGCTGTCCCGGGCGCTCGAGTTCCAGCCCAACCACCCGTGGGCGCTCAATGATCTGGGTCTGCTCCACCAGACTCGAGGCAAGTACCAGGCGGGACACGGCCAGGATCCGCGCGCCGCATACCGGGAGGCCATCCGCTGCTTCGAGCAGGCGGCCCAGGCCGATCCGAAATACCTCTATCCGCTCGCCAACCAGACCAGTGCGTACGGCGAGTTGGCGGACTACGCCTTCTCGCGAGGGCTCAGCCCTGAGGAGGATGTCCGCAAGGCGCTCGAGGCCGCGGAGCGTGGTCTCTCATTGGATCCCCAGTACTACTGGACGATGAATGAAGCCGCCGCCGCGGAGCAGATCCACGCCAGCTACCTCATCGCGGTGGGGCAGGACCCCCGTCCCGCGCTCGAGCGGGCGCGCCAGTACCTCGATCGATCCTCGCTCATCAACCCGTCCTACGCGTGGACGCATGTCGCCCAGGCAAGAAACTTCTCCCTGGAGGCGGTCCAAGCACTTCAGGAGGGGCGCGATCCGGGCGCCGTGCTCGCACAGGGGCGGCAAGCCGTGGAGCGCGCCATCGGGTATGCCGCAGGGTGTGCGGGTTGCCGGATCGAGCGAGCGCGGGTGGAACTCGCGGTGGCGGAGTGGGAGCAGCGCCGAGGCAGATCCAGCGCGGCCTCCCTGCATCAGGCCCTCATCGAGGCTCGGCGCGCCGTGGAGCTATACCCCTACGTCGGGGCCCACCAGGAGCTGGCCAACGCCTACTGGCGCCTGGCGGAGACCGAGGCCGCAGATCGGGCGCTCGCCGACGTGGACAAAGGGCTGAAGCAGGTGGAGCTGGCGCTGCGGCTCGACCCGGAACGGGCCCACGCCCATGCCATTCGGGGAGGACTGCTGCGGGTACGGGGTCGGAGGGCGCGGCACACCAAGGAGCGGCGAGAGTCCTTCGTTCAGGCCCGGGCGGCTTTCGCCCGGGCGCTCGAGCTCAATCCCCTGTTGCGCAGGGAGTATGAGCCCGTCCTGCGAGACGTGGACGCACGGCTTGCGCAGGAGATCCGCTAG
- a CDS encoding cupin domain-containing protein, whose protein sequence is MTTRKPARKSARKPIVLPPGGGRPYPMGRLRAVFKADCDETARAYSISEWWLEPNTTGPGAHSHPEDDVFFVIEGTMSILIGKKWIDAPPGSFVLVPGGVTHDFENRSRQRAGMLNFTPGVFEPEMEGIAQWFKEHPAGDVR, encoded by the coding sequence ATGACCACGCGCAAGCCCGCCCGCAAGTCAGCACGCAAGCCCATCGTTCTCCCCCCGGGTGGGGGGCGTCCGTATCCGATGGGAAGACTCCGTGCTGTGTTCAAGGCCGACTGCGACGAGACGGCCCGGGCCTACTCCATCTCCGAATGGTGGCTCGAGCCGAACACCACGGGCCCCGGTGCGCACTCGCACCCGGAGGATGATGTGTTCTTCGTCATCGAAGGCACGATGAGCATCCTGATTGGGAAGAAGTGGATCGATGCGCCCCCCGGCTCATTCGTGCTCGTGCCTGGCGGGGTGACCCACGACTTCGAGAACCGGAGCCGACAGCGCGCAGGGATGCTCAACTTCACCCCGGGCGTCTTCGAGCCCGAGATGGAGGGCATCGCCCAGTGGTTCAAGGAGCATCCCGCGGGTGATGTGCGCTGA